Proteins from a single region of Desulfobacter postgatei 2ac9:
- a CDS encoding PEP/pyruvate-binding domain-containing protein gives MANVRVVILVEDSPDYYSQLLPILYKEIVNQVQALIEVGLTEAQRALTLRVRPKILLAKTYEEGWALYEKYKNHMLCMFSDTRLPVGGELKAAAGIDLLSHLKTEQPDLRTLLLSTEDANKEKAKENDLLFIAKNSPIISKQLHNYCLEHLGFGDFIFRMPSGVEIDRAKNFLTLEAKLREVPKQSIAYHAERHDFSRWVMARSEISLAMRLRSINRFDFENVDDLREVLIRYINKLRRYRNKGVVCQYDKGTFDHEIRRFVKIGTGSLGGKARGLAFMSDLFRQNPELQKKHPTININIPKTLVISTAVFEAFVSKNNLRSLLSKRLDDVEISQHFLNSRFPEALVNTLMSYLKQVKHPLSIRSSSRMEDAHFQPYAGLYRTYMIPNNDPDLSTRLTQLVTAIKLVFASTYFEEPKAFSLSTSNQHSKESMAVIIQEVAGSQHGDYFYPAISGVAQSYNYYPFSQMKAEDGIVHMALGLGKTVVGGEKCIRFSPRHPKNIPDFSIIDDMLENAQRSFYALKVKNYPDQLHFRVHSNLEKREVNEAGDEFPVRTLCSTYVPQENRIRDTFEAKGPKILTHARILKYNMFNIPQVLIDLLEFGQKAFGCPVEIEFSVNLYPDSDRNADFHLLQIRAMHANEEHKTVQIHEWDFENAFCYSSKALGNGISKEMVDIVYIKPDAFQTDITREIAGEINKINRQLEAENRSYLLAGPGRWGGSDRWLGIPVKWRDISKVGAIVELRNEKLNADHSQGSHFFHNITSLGIHYLMIDELFAGKSGEKGEFFDWEWVDSLPAVSETEFIRHVKLEKPMTLKIDGRQSRCVIIKP, from the coding sequence TTGGCCAACGTTCGGGTCGTTATCCTGGTAGAGGACTCTCCTGACTACTATTCCCAGCTGCTTCCGATTCTTTACAAGGAGATTGTCAACCAAGTTCAGGCGCTGATAGAGGTGGGCCTGACCGAGGCGCAAAGGGCCTTGACGCTGAGGGTACGTCCCAAGATTCTCCTGGCGAAGACCTATGAAGAGGGTTGGGCGCTTTATGAGAAGTATAAGAACCACATGCTGTGCATGTTTTCGGATACCCGTCTGCCTGTTGGCGGGGAGTTAAAGGCGGCGGCTGGCATAGATCTGCTTTCCCATCTCAAAACGGAGCAGCCGGATTTGCGAACCCTCCTGCTGAGTACTGAGGATGCCAATAAGGAGAAAGCCAAGGAAAACGACCTGTTGTTCATAGCCAAAAACTCACCCATTATCAGCAAGCAGTTACATAACTATTGTCTGGAACACCTTGGGTTTGGTGATTTTATTTTTCGAATGCCGAGCGGTGTTGAAATTGATCGAGCAAAAAATTTCCTGACGCTGGAAGCCAAGCTAAGGGAGGTCCCGAAACAGTCCATTGCCTATCATGCGGAGCGTCATGACTTTTCACGCTGGGTGATGGCCCGTTCGGAGATTTCCCTGGCGATGAGGTTACGTTCCATCAACCGCTTTGACTTCGAGAATGTTGATGATCTGCGGGAAGTACTGATCCGATATATCAACAAGCTCCGCAGATACAGGAACAAGGGGGTGGTCTGTCAATACGACAAGGGGACTTTTGATCATGAGATTCGGCGGTTTGTCAAGATTGGTACGGGATCTCTAGGTGGAAAAGCCAGGGGGTTGGCGTTTATGTCCGATCTGTTCCGCCAGAATCCGGAGCTTCAGAAGAAGCACCCCACGATAAACATCAATATCCCAAAGACCCTTGTCATCAGCACAGCGGTGTTTGAGGCGTTCGTTTCCAAAAACAATCTGCGGTCATTGTTGAGTAAGCGGCTGGATGATGTGGAGATCAGCCAGCACTTTCTGAACTCCCGATTTCCGGAAGCGCTTGTAAACACCCTGATGAGTTACTTGAAACAAGTGAAGCACCCTCTCTCTATCCGATCCTCCAGTCGAATGGAGGACGCCCATTTTCAGCCTTATGCCGGGCTTTATCGGACCTATATGATCCCGAACAACGATCCGGATCTCTCCACAAGGCTGACTCAGTTGGTAACTGCCATCAAGCTGGTTTTTGCATCTACCTATTTTGAAGAGCCCAAGGCGTTTTCCTTGAGTACTTCCAACCAGCACAGCAAAGAGTCCATGGCTGTCATTATCCAGGAGGTAGCAGGAAGCCAGCATGGTGACTATTTCTATCCTGCCATTTCCGGTGTGGCCCAGTCGTACAACTACTATCCATTCTCACAGATGAAGGCGGAAGACGGTATCGTACATATGGCGCTGGGCCTGGGAAAAACGGTGGTGGGTGGTGAAAAGTGTATTCGGTTTTCACCTCGTCATCCCAAAAACATACCAGACTTTTCGATTATTGATGACATGCTGGAAAACGCCCAGCGTTCGTTTTATGCGCTCAAGGTCAAAAACTATCCGGACCAATTGCATTTTCGGGTTCACTCTAACCTTGAAAAGCGGGAGGTGAACGAGGCTGGAGATGAATTTCCAGTCAGGACTCTTTGCAGTACCTATGTGCCTCAGGAGAACCGCATCCGGGATACTTTTGAGGCGAAGGGTCCAAAAATCCTGACCCATGCCAGGATATTAAAGTACAACATGTTCAATATTCCCCAGGTGCTCATAGATTTGCTGGAGTTTGGTCAGAAGGCATTCGGTTGTCCGGTTGAGATCGAGTTTTCCGTGAATCTCTACCCGGATTCTGATCGGAATGCTGATTTTCACCTGCTCCAGATTCGAGCCATGCATGCCAATGAAGAGCACAAAACGGTTCAAATCCATGAATGGGATTTTGAGAATGCCTTTTGTTATTCGTCCAAGGCGCTTGGAAACGGTATCAGCAAGGAGATGGTTGATATTGTCTATATTAAGCCGGATGCATTTCAAACGGATATTACCAGGGAGATTGCAGGGGAGATCAATAAAATAAATCGCCAGTTGGAGGCGGAAAACCGCTCTTATCTTCTGGCGGGTCCTGGTCGCTGGGGTGGATCGGACCGGTGGCTAGGAATACCGGTTAAGTGGCGGGACATTTCCAAAGTTGGCGCCATTGTGGAGCTCCGAAACGAAAAGCTGAACGCTGACCACTCCCAGGGATCTCACTTCTTTCACAATATTACATCATTGGGGATTCACTATTTAATGATCGATGAGCTATTCGCTGGCAAATCGGGGGAAAAAGGTGAGTTTTTTGATTGGGAATGGGTTGATTCCCTTCCAGCTGTTTCGGAAACCGAATTTATCCGTCACGTCAAACTGGAAAAACCCATGACCTTGAAAATCGATGGCCGGCAATCCAGGTGTGTGATCATAAAGCCTTGA
- a CDS encoding IS630 family transposase gives MRRTGRKFISPIEPLALKWLSLIEFSDEESNRTKLRAQALRLSNSGYSISQISQICLTTQETVSKWIDGWEKYQFDSLIDKKKLRWCRGRKSLKSKRNENEFREAQKEIEILKDEDQANIIDLYYFDESGFTGVPEIPYAWQDEDEQLLLPSGKTSRINVLGFLNKQNDFFPCVFDCSVTSDIVTACFDAFSRYITKRTIVVLDNAPIHHSAIFKSQIGTWEERGLFLYFIPKYSPELNLIEILWKHIKYFWLSTSAYKGFEFLKTELNNILASVGKEFTISFS, from the coding sequence ATGAGACGTACGGGTAGAAAATTTATTTCTCCAATTGAGCCGTTGGCATTAAAATGGCTGTCACTTATTGAATTTTCGGATGAAGAGTCAAACCGTACTAAACTCAGGGCTCAAGCACTCCGATTGAGCAACTCTGGGTATAGTATCAGTCAGATTTCACAAATATGTTTGACCACTCAGGAAACAGTTTCGAAGTGGATTGATGGATGGGAAAAATATCAATTTGACTCTTTAATTGATAAAAAAAAACTGCGTTGGTGTCGAGGACGGAAATCTCTCAAAAGCAAACGCAATGAGAACGAGTTCAGGGAAGCGCAAAAGGAAATTGAAATCTTGAAAGATGAAGATCAGGCAAATATCATTGACTTGTATTATTTTGATGAATCTGGCTTTACCGGCGTGCCTGAGATTCCATATGCCTGGCAAGATGAGGATGAGCAGCTTTTGCTTCCGAGTGGAAAAACCTCAAGAATCAATGTGTTGGGATTCTTGAATAAGCAAAATGATTTCTTTCCTTGCGTTTTTGACTGCTCAGTTACTTCAGATATTGTAACCGCCTGCTTTGATGCGTTTTCACGTTACATAACAAAAAGAACCATTGTTGTTCTGGATAATGCTCCAATACATCACAGCGCCATTTTTAAATCTCAAATTGGGACATGGGAAGAAAGAGGCCTTTTTCTATACTTTATCCCCAAATATTCACCGGAGTTGAATCTGATTGAAATTTTATGGAAACATATCAAGTACTTTTGGCTATCAACATCTGCTTATAAAGGATTTGAATTTTTGAAAACTGAGTTGAATAATATATTGGCAAGCGTCGGTAAGGAATTTACAATTTCGTTTTCTTAA
- a CDS encoding recombinase family protein, which yields MTEPKAYSYMRFSSKGKQEKGNSTTRQTDYADEYAKAKGLILDDSLSMEDKGLSAYHGVHKSHGTLGVFLRLVEAGKIPQGSILLVEDFDRLSRQEPLTALDQFSLLIHAGIRIVTLNNGIEYDRQSIRDNPGQLYLTMGEMIRANQESELKSKRLKAAWKSKRNALKNGTLTRKVTSRIPAWLTISEDKTEFIPIPEACQTIKRIFEMKLTGMGGTRIASQLNQDSNAWKPPKIPQNKTGGWRSAYVLKILSSKSVIGEFQPCKMVQTPDSKNRKRQAKPVPEGEPIKDYYPAIIEPDLFYAVQEHIKQNGKQPGNAGGRTQKAENLFVRLVKCGRCKGAMHFLNYGPPPRGGQYLRCDASRRNLGTCNARAVRYKEFEELFFDNFEELDLNDILPDQNESQAQAQALKQRIAAGNARSRELAEQENNLIDSITTTSDKRIREALDKRLAKIMDEQETVTEEIKDLTQELGETEKSAKEMSKLIDHATELYSLMDQAADEQARIALRMKLRTQIQKLVDTIEIYPLQQPYKAQQEDKEGIITTMDSKFIEKVRIKFKGSKKSRQLRLLHRFDSLDVDHNSTIRT from the coding sequence ATGACAGAACCAAAAGCATACAGCTATATGAGGTTCAGCAGCAAAGGTAAACAGGAAAAGGGGAACAGCACCACCCGGCAGACTGATTATGCCGATGAATACGCCAAGGCAAAGGGCCTGATTCTTGATGACAGCCTGAGCATGGAAGACAAAGGGCTTTCTGCATACCATGGAGTCCACAAAAGCCATGGAACCCTGGGCGTGTTCCTGCGCCTTGTGGAAGCAGGGAAGATACCCCAGGGATCAATTCTACTGGTGGAGGATTTTGACCGTTTATCCAGGCAAGAGCCATTAACAGCCCTGGACCAGTTCAGTCTTTTGATCCATGCTGGAATCAGGATTGTCACCCTTAACAACGGGATCGAGTACGACCGGCAAAGCATAAGGGACAATCCAGGCCAATTATATTTGACCATGGGAGAAATGATCCGGGCTAATCAAGAATCTGAATTGAAATCCAAAAGGCTGAAAGCTGCATGGAAAAGCAAGCGTAATGCCCTGAAAAATGGAACCTTGACCCGGAAAGTGACCAGTCGGATACCAGCATGGTTAACCATATCCGAGGACAAGACAGAGTTTATACCAATCCCGGAAGCCTGTCAGACCATAAAGCGGATCTTTGAAATGAAACTTACAGGGATGGGTGGAACCCGGATTGCATCCCAATTAAACCAGGACTCAAATGCCTGGAAACCTCCCAAGATCCCCCAGAATAAGACTGGCGGATGGCGGAGCGCTTACGTTTTAAAAATCCTGTCCAGCAAGTCAGTGATAGGCGAGTTCCAGCCCTGCAAGATGGTTCAAACCCCGGATTCCAAAAACAGAAAACGACAGGCCAAACCTGTGCCGGAAGGCGAACCGATCAAAGATTATTACCCTGCCATTATCGAACCTGATCTGTTTTACGCAGTCCAGGAGCATATCAAACAGAATGGCAAACAACCGGGTAATGCTGGGGGAAGGACCCAGAAAGCGGAAAACCTATTTGTCCGGCTGGTTAAATGCGGGCGATGTAAGGGAGCTATGCACTTCTTAAATTACGGCCCACCACCTAGAGGGGGGCAGTATCTTCGATGTGACGCCAGCCGCCGTAATCTGGGAACCTGCAATGCAAGGGCGGTTAGATACAAAGAGTTTGAGGAATTGTTCTTTGATAACTTTGAAGAACTGGACTTAAACGATATCCTACCAGACCAGAACGAATCCCAGGCACAGGCACAGGCTCTGAAACAGCGGATCGCCGCCGGGAATGCCCGAAGTCGAGAACTGGCAGAACAAGAAAACAATCTGATTGACAGTATCACAACAACCAGCGATAAAAGAATCCGGGAAGCCCTGGACAAACGACTTGCAAAGATCATGGATGAGCAGGAAACCGTTACCGAAGAAATCAAGGATCTGACCCAGGAGCTGGGAGAAACCGAAAAGTCAGCAAAGGAAATGTCCAAACTGATTGACCATGCCACTGAGCTTTACAGCCTTATGGATCAAGCCGCCGATGAACAGGCCCGGATTGCACTGCGGATGAAACTGCGGACCCAGATCCAGAAACTGGTTGATACCATAGAAATCTATCCCCTCCAACAGCCATACAAAGCCCAGCAGGAGGATAAAGAGGGGATCATCACAACTATGGATTCAAAGTTCATTGAAAAGGTAAGAATCAAGTTTAAGGGAAGCAAGAAGTCCCGTCAATTAAGACTTCTCCACCGATTTGACAGCCTTGACGTTGATCACAATTCAACTATTAGAACTTAA